A region of Paenibacillus thiaminolyticus DNA encodes the following proteins:
- the cas5c gene encoding type I-C CRISPR-associated protein Cas5c, with product MRNSIEFEVFGTYALFTDPLTKLGGEKMSYPVPTFQALKGIVESIYWKPTILFVVDAVRVMNPIRMESKGVRPLDYGGGNTLAYYSYLKDVRYQCRAHFVFNPNRSDLEYDRNEHKHHNILKRALRAGGRRDIFLGARECQGYVEPCEFGEGKGFYDDYGDLHFGTMVHGINYPDETGRKQMETRLWNPVMKNGYIYFITPEECQMVRPVAEMEPKTFAAGEIEAVEELEVRLEAEGSR from the coding sequence ATACGCAACAGCATTGAGTTCGAAGTGTTCGGGACTTACGCGTTGTTTACAGATCCGTTAACGAAACTGGGCGGGGAGAAGATGTCATATCCAGTCCCGACCTTTCAGGCGCTAAAAGGAATAGTAGAATCCATTTACTGGAAACCTACAATATTATTTGTTGTGGATGCCGTTCGCGTTATGAATCCGATTCGAATGGAGTCCAAAGGGGTTCGCCCGCTGGATTACGGCGGCGGCAACACACTGGCATATTACTCCTATTTGAAAGATGTTCGTTACCAATGCCGGGCTCATTTCGTGTTCAACCCGAACCGGTCGGACTTGGAGTATGATCGCAACGAACATAAGCACCACAATATTTTGAAGCGCGCGTTGCGGGCGGGAGGACGCCGGGATATTTTCCTCGGAGCAAGAGAATGCCAAGGTTATGTGGAGCCATGCGAGTTTGGCGAAGGAAAAGGCTTCTACGATGATTATGGCGATCTCCACTTTGGCACGATGGTACATGGCATTAATTATCCGGATGAGACGGGCAGGAAGCAGATGGAGACGCGGCTGTGGAATCCGGTTATGAAGAACGGCTACATTTACTTTATAACGCCGGAAGAGTGTCAGATGGTTCGTCCCGTGGCTGAGATGGAACCGAAGACGTTCGCGGCCGGGGAGATCGAGGCGGTTGAGGAACTGGAGGTCCGGCTGGAAGCGGAGGGAAGCCGATGA
- the cas8c gene encoding type I-C CRISPR-associated protein Cas8c/Csd1 — protein MSWLQQLYETYESNLDRVGVVEKKHNGQEFTLLPISHTTQTAHIEVRVTEDGEFHSAIVVDKSDASTLIPCTEDSSSRSGTAVFPYPLHDKLSYVAGDYIDYGGQAKKADQFKAYIEKLEEWALSPFRHAHVASIFKYLNKKRLVRDLVEKENLLSLDGNGCLLGKWDKKYGDEKPPLFGVLNGEQESAFIRFTVYSPVRPLKEVWKDPEVYDSFIRYYNSKLGNTKLCYVTGQLVPGTDKHANKIRNPADKAKLISASDTSGFTFRGRFSSSQEAAGISYEVSQKAHNALKWLIHRQGKIIDGRVFLVWSNDAVDVPAPGEDTFALFPEQSAAHKRESFTNEGLARDIGSALAGYGTEQKVSLPNPAVNLLILDSATTGRMAVLYYRNLDKKHYFEKLVEWHSSCVWLHRYRKDENGDYVQFFGTPATKDIAYAAYGTSASDKLIKGLMERMLPCMVDGVKIPADIVNSVVRRASNPVAMEKWEWEKTLSIACALVNKVYEKEGFQVALDKENTDRSYLFGRLLAVADILERRALGSEETRATNAIRYMNSFAQHPERTWRVIQAGLQPYQARLGAKGTDLTKLMDEILSKFKYEDFNDKPLSGKYLLGLSSQRHDFFQGKKKEENKTKQSTEGENQS, from the coding sequence ATGAGCTGGTTGCAGCAATTATATGAGACGTATGAATCGAACCTGGATCGGGTCGGGGTTGTCGAGAAGAAGCATAACGGGCAGGAATTCACGCTGCTTCCGATTTCTCATACGACACAGACGGCACATATTGAAGTTCGGGTCACGGAAGACGGGGAATTCCATTCAGCCATCGTCGTTGACAAGAGCGATGCCAGTACTTTGATTCCGTGCACAGAGGACTCCTCGAGCCGTTCGGGGACTGCCGTATTTCCTTATCCGCTGCATGATAAGTTAAGCTATGTGGCTGGAGACTACATTGACTATGGCGGACAAGCCAAGAAAGCGGATCAGTTCAAAGCCTATATCGAAAAGCTGGAAGAATGGGCTTTGTCGCCATTTCGCCATGCTCATGTCGCCAGTATTTTTAAGTACCTGAATAAAAAAAGGCTCGTTCGCGATCTGGTTGAAAAAGAGAACCTGTTGTCCCTGGATGGCAACGGTTGTCTGCTTGGCAAATGGGATAAAAAATACGGTGACGAGAAACCCCCGTTGTTTGGCGTGCTCAATGGCGAACAAGAAAGCGCATTCATTCGTTTTACGGTCTACTCCCCGGTTCGGCCGCTTAAGGAAGTGTGGAAAGATCCGGAGGTCTATGATTCGTTCATCCGCTACTATAACAGCAAGCTGGGCAACACCAAGCTGTGTTATGTGACGGGGCAATTGGTGCCAGGTACGGACAAGCATGCGAACAAAATACGAAATCCGGCAGACAAAGCGAAGTTGATCTCGGCCAGCGATACAAGCGGCTTTACGTTCCGGGGCCGGTTCAGCAGCAGCCAGGAAGCGGCGGGCATTAGCTATGAGGTATCGCAAAAAGCCCATAATGCGCTGAAATGGCTTATTCACCGCCAAGGGAAAATCATTGATGGGCGCGTATTTCTCGTATGGTCGAACGATGCGGTTGACGTGCCGGCTCCCGGAGAGGATACCTTTGCCCTATTTCCGGAACAGAGCGCGGCGCATAAAAGGGAGTCTTTTACGAACGAAGGGCTGGCGCGGGACATTGGCAGTGCTTTGGCTGGATATGGAACGGAACAGAAGGTGTCGCTTCCGAATCCCGCTGTAAATCTGCTTATCCTTGATTCTGCCACGACCGGGCGCATGGCGGTGCTCTATTATCGCAATCTGGACAAGAAGCATTATTTTGAGAAGCTGGTGGAATGGCATTCCAGTTGTGTATGGCTGCACCGTTATCGCAAAGATGAGAATGGTGATTATGTTCAATTTTTCGGCACACCGGCGACGAAAGATATTGCTTATGCCGCTTACGGAACATCAGCCAGCGACAAGCTCATAAAAGGGCTGATGGAACGCATGCTGCCGTGCATGGTAGACGGCGTCAAAATTCCGGCGGATATTGTGAATAGCGTTGTTCGCCGCGCGTCCAATCCGGTGGCGATGGAGAAGTGGGAATGGGAGAAGACGCTGAGCATTGCTTGCGCGTTAGTCAATAAAGTTTATGAGAAGGAGGGGTTCCAGGTGGCACTGGACAAGGAGAATACGGACCGAAGCTATTTGTTTGGGAGATTGCTGGCGGTGGCTGATATTTTGGAACGGCGTGCGCTAGGTTCGGAAGAGACGCGCGCAACGAATGCCATTCGCTATATGAACTCGTTTGCGCAGCATCCGGAGCGGACGTGGAGGGTGATTCAAGCGGGCTTGCAGCCGTATCAGGCGCGATTGGGCGCGAAAGGCACGGATCTGACGAAATTGATGGATGAGATTCTATCAAAATTCAAATATGAAGACTTTAATGACAAGCCATTATCCGGAAAGTACTTGCTGGGACTCTCCAGCCAAAGACATGACTTTTTCCAAGGGAAGAAGAAGGAAGAAAATAAAACCAAACAATCCACCGAAGGAGAGAATCAATCATGA
- the cas7c gene encoding type I-C CRISPR-associated protein Cas7/Csd2, with translation MTILDHKIDFAVVFSVTKANPNGDPLNGNRPRQNYDGHGEVSDVALKRKIRNRLQDLGEPIFVQSNDRNDDQLKSLRERAEANEALAKILKQKDGSGEEFAKIACEQWIDVRSFGQVFAFKGSGDKGVSVGVRGPVSIHTATSVDPIDITSMQITKSVNSEPSEKRGSDTMGMKHRVDFGVYVFYGSINTQLAEKTGFTVEDAEKIKQALVTLFENDASSARPEGSMEVHKVYWWEHSSKLGQYSSAKVHRSLHVSKNKEEPKSFEEDYDVTLNELEGLKVEIIDGL, from the coding sequence ATGACAATCCTCGATCATAAAATTGATTTTGCTGTTGTATTTTCTGTGACCAAAGCCAATCCGAACGGTGATCCGTTGAATGGCAACCGGCCGCGTCAAAACTATGACGGTCATGGTGAAGTGTCGGATGTGGCGCTGAAACGGAAAATTCGAAACCGGCTGCAAGATCTCGGCGAGCCTATTTTTGTCCAGTCCAATGATAGAAATGATGATCAGCTAAAAAGTTTGCGCGAGCGGGCGGAAGCAAACGAGGCACTGGCAAAAATATTAAAACAAAAAGACGGTTCCGGCGAAGAGTTCGCGAAAATCGCTTGCGAACAGTGGATCGATGTCCGTAGCTTCGGACAGGTATTTGCCTTCAAGGGCAGTGGAGATAAAGGGGTGTCTGTTGGCGTGCGCGGTCCGGTATCGATACATACGGCAACGAGCGTCGATCCGATTGATATTACGAGTATGCAGATTACGAAGAGCGTCAATTCGGAGCCGAGCGAGAAAAGAGGATCGGACACAATGGGCATGAAGCACCGCGTAGATTTCGGCGTTTATGTCTTCTATGGCAGTATCAATACGCAGTTAGCGGAGAAGACGGGCTTCACTGTGGAGGATGCGGAGAAAATCAAGCAGGCGCTCGTTACGCTGTTCGAAAACGACGCGTCTTCCGCCAGACCGGAAGGAAGCATGGAAGTGCACAAGGTATATTGGTGGGAGCATAGCTCCAAGTTGGGTCAATATTCATCCGCCAAGGTGCACCGCTCCTTGCATGTCAGCAAAAATAAGGAAGAACCAAAATCGTTCGAAGAAGACTATGACGTTACACTGAACGAACTGGAAGGTCTGAAGGTTGAGATCATCGATGGGCTATAA
- the cas4 gene encoding CRISPR-associated protein Cas4, which yields MGYNDEDSYLMLSGIQHFQFCKRQWALIHIEQQWEENVKTIEGQHLHRNADQPFTREKRGDRLVVRAMSVKSHELKLTGVCDVVEFVQDSRGVPINGAEGKYMAYPVEYKRGKPKTDESDVLQLAAQAVCLEEMLLCDVQTGYIFYQELKRRIEVPLTDEVKRRVRAVAAEMQKYFKRNHTPKVKTGPFCKNCSLQSICLPALMNKRTVKSYIEGKMKDEASP from the coding sequence ATGGGCTATAATGATGAGGATAGTTATTTAATGCTATCGGGCATCCAGCATTTTCAATTTTGCAAGCGACAATGGGCATTGATTCATATTGAACAGCAGTGGGAAGAGAATGTGAAGACGATTGAAGGGCAGCATCTTCATCGTAATGCGGATCAACCGTTCACAAGAGAAAAGCGCGGCGACAGACTTGTCGTCCGCGCTATGTCTGTGAAGTCGCATGAATTGAAGCTGACAGGCGTCTGTGATGTGGTAGAGTTCGTGCAGGATAGCCGCGGAGTGCCGATTAACGGAGCTGAGGGCAAGTACATGGCTTATCCGGTGGAGTATAAACGCGGCAAGCCGAAGACCGATGAATCGGATGTGCTGCAACTAGCGGCCCAGGCGGTCTGTCTGGAAGAAATGTTGTTGTGCGATGTGCAGACCGGATATATTTTCTATCAAGAATTGAAGCGCCGTATCGAGGTGCCGCTTACAGATGAGGTGAAACGAAGGGTCAGAGCGGTTGCGGCGGAGATGCAAAAGTATTTTAAGCGCAACCATACGCCGAAAGTAAAAACCGGGCCCTTTTGCAAAAACTGCTCGCTGCAATCTATCTGCCTGCCGGCCTTGATGAACAAACGGACGGTAAAAAGCTATATTGAGGGGAAGATGAAAGATGAAGCGTCTCCTTAA
- the cas1c gene encoding type I-C CRISPR-associated endonuclease Cas1c yields the protein MKRLLNTLYVNQPDVYMALDGDNIVLLKGEEKLGRLPLHNLEAIVAFGYTGASPALMGYCADRNIAITFMTMTGRFLARVIGQSKGNVVLRKKQYIVSEDESLSAQIARNFIVGKIYNHKWMIERMTRDYPLRINVDQFKELSAQLSSLMLEVRACEDLERLRGLEGQAAVSYNKAFGQMILQQTDDFYFHSRSRRPPLDNVNAMLSLAYTLLANDMASALEAVGLDAYVGFLHRDRPGRASLALDVMEELRGIYADRFVLTLINKKIVNKDDFYKKENGAILMTDEARKRFLHAWQDRKQEKIMHPYLGEKISWGLVPHAQALLLARHLRDDLDEYPPFLWK from the coding sequence ATGAAGCGTCTCCTTAACACGTTATATGTAAACCAGCCGGACGTTTATATGGCATTGGACGGGGACAATATTGTACTGCTTAAGGGAGAAGAAAAGCTGGGCCGTCTTCCGTTGCATAATCTGGAGGCTATCGTCGCTTTCGGTTATACAGGAGCAAGTCCTGCGTTGATGGGGTATTGTGCGGATCGGAATATCGCGATCACCTTTATGACGATGACCGGCAGATTTCTGGCCAGGGTCATTGGACAGAGCAAAGGCAATGTAGTGCTGCGGAAGAAGCAATACATTGTGTCTGAGGATGAAAGCTTGTCCGCGCAAATTGCACGCAATTTTATTGTCGGCAAAATTTATAACCATAAGTGGATGATTGAGCGGATGACGCGAGACTACCCGCTGCGGATCAATGTCGATCAGTTCAAGGAGCTTTCCGCGCAGTTATCGTCCCTTATGCTGGAAGTACGGGCTTGTGAAGATCTGGAACGTCTGCGAGGTTTAGAAGGACAAGCTGCAGTCAGTTACAATAAGGCTTTTGGCCAAATGATTCTGCAACAGACAGACGATTTTTACTTTCATTCCCGTTCACGCAGGCCCCCCTTGGACAATGTAAATGCGATGTTGTCGCTTGCGTACACATTGCTGGCGAATGATATGGCCTCCGCATTGGAAGCGGTCGGACTGGATGCTTACGTCGGATTTTTGCATCGCGATCGTCCGGGGCGAGCATCACTTGCTCTGGACGTGATGGAAGAGCTGCGGGGAATCTATGCGGACAGATTTGTTCTCACCTTGATTAATAAAAAGATTGTGAACAAAGATGATTTTTACAAGAAGGAAAACGGCGCCATCTTGATGACAGATGAGGCGAGAAAAAGATTTTTACACGCATGGCAAGATAGGAAACAAGAAAAGATTATGCATCCCTATCTGGGAGAGAAAATCAGTTGGGGGCTTGTCCCGCACGCCCAGGCCCTGTTGCTAGCTCGTCATTTACGTGATGATCTAGATGAATACCCTCCATTTCTCTGGAAGTAG
- the cas2 gene encoding CRISPR-associated endonuclease Cas2, whose product MLVLITYDVSTTSIAGQRRLRKVAKLCQNYGQRVQNSVFECNVDAAQFASLKIQLIDMIDEKEDSLRFYQLGNNYKSKLEHVGVKASIDMEGTLIF is encoded by the coding sequence TTGTTGGTACTAATCACTTATGATGTCAGCACGACCAGCATTGCCGGGCAGCGCAGGTTACGTAAAGTCGCAAAGTTATGCCAAAATTATGGTCAGAGAGTGCAAAACTCTGTTTTTGAATGCAATGTAGACGCAGCTCAATTCGCCAGCTTGAAGATCCAACTTATCGATATGATTGATGAAAAGGAAGACAGCCTGCGATTTTATCAATTAGGAAATAACTACAAAAGCAAGTTGGAGCATGTCGGCGTGAAGGCATCGATCGATATGGAAGGGACGCTAATCTTTTAG
- the sigK gene encoding RNA polymerase sporulation sigma factor SigK translates to MTGLFAAIAVFIKQLTLLVSYVKNNAFPQPLAEEDEMKHLQRMAEGNAQSRNTLIEHNLRLVAHIVKKFDNTGEDLEDLISIGTIGLIKAIESFQPNKGTKLATFAARCIENEILMHLRSLKKTRKDVSLHDPIGTDKEGNEITLIDILGTDGDEVVDKVQLKIEKSKIYRNLDILDEREQEVIRGRFGLDGGGEERTQREIAKELGISRSYVSRIEKRALMKLYHEFYKNKGHM, encoded by the coding sequence ATGACGGGTTTATTTGCTGCAATCGCCGTGTTCATCAAGCAATTGACGCTACTTGTATCCTACGTCAAGAACAATGCGTTTCCGCAACCGTTGGCGGAAGAGGATGAGATGAAGCATTTGCAGCGGATGGCGGAAGGCAATGCACAGTCGCGGAATACGCTCATTGAGCACAATCTCCGCCTGGTTGCGCACATCGTGAAGAAATTCGACAACACGGGAGAAGACTTGGAGGATTTGATTTCCATCGGCACGATCGGGCTCATCAAAGCGATTGAGAGCTTCCAGCCAAACAAGGGAACGAAGCTGGCGACCTTCGCCGCACGCTGCATCGAGAACGAAATCTTGATGCATCTGCGCTCCTTGAAAAAGACGCGCAAAGATGTCTCGCTTCACGATCCAATCGGAACGGACAAGGAAGGCAATGAGATTACGTTGATCGATATTCTGGGCACGGACGGCGATGAAGTGGTCGATAAAGTGCAGCTCAAGATTGAGAAAAGCAAAATTTACCGGAATCTGGACATTCTCGATGAGCGGGAGCAGGAAGTGATTCGCGGCCGCTTCGGGCTGGATGGGGGCGGAGAGGAACGGACCCAGCGGGAGATCGCCAAGGAGTTGGGCATCTCGCGCAGCTACGTTTCCCGGATAGAGAAGCGGGCATTAATGAAGCTCTATCATGAATTCTACAAAAATAAAGGTCACATGTAG
- a CDS encoding DUF2188 domain-containing protein, whose amino-acid sequence MSTTILHVVPAGEDWAVTAEGREHPLMTAQTKQEAVQYAQHRKASDGADIVIHRQDGTIQSRRTT is encoded by the coding sequence ATGAGCACAACTATCCTCCATGTCGTCCCGGCCGGGGAGGACTGGGCCGTTACAGCCGAAGGGCGGGAGCATCCGCTCATGACGGCGCAGACGAAGCAGGAGGCCGTCCAATACGCTCAGCATCGGAAGGCGTCTGACGGCGCCGATATTGTCATTCACAGGCAGGACGGCACCATTCAGAGCCGCCGCACGACGTGA
- a CDS encoding carbohydrate-binding family 9-like protein has translation MAMTSEANTAEVLSKGTDSPVPRYICRRVPDGNPNWMEAEAAVLADVVTGEAPRYRTQVQACWSEHTLYLRFECEDERVVSPYTKRDDPLFEADVVECFIQPGEDGAVYYEFNISPHNIVFDSRIVCEPGKEKLFQPEWDARQLRTAVTYVAEPKRLLVYEAAIAFDDLERAPQPGDCWRINWFRIDEGEDGIRTFDAWSPTGAVNFHVPERFGRFMFEA, from the coding sequence ATGGCAATGACATCAGAGGCGAACACAGCAGAAGTACTCAGCAAGGGAACGGACAGCCCGGTGCCCCGTTACATATGCCGCCGCGTGCCGGACGGCAATCCGAATTGGATGGAGGCGGAGGCGGCCGTTCTGGCCGATGTCGTCACCGGGGAAGCTCCGCGCTATCGCACGCAGGTTCAGGCCTGCTGGTCAGAGCACACCTTATATCTTCGCTTCGAATGCGAGGATGAGCGGGTTGTGAGCCCCTATACGAAGCGGGATGATCCGCTGTTCGAAGCTGACGTGGTGGAATGCTTCATCCAGCCGGGTGAAGACGGAGCCGTCTATTATGAATTCAACATCAGCCCGCATAATATCGTCTTCGACTCGCGAATCGTATGTGAGCCCGGTAAGGAGAAGCTGTTCCAGCCTGAATGGGATGCCCGACAGCTGCGGACAGCGGTAACCTATGTCGCCGAGCCGAAGCGGCTCCTTGTCTATGAGGCGGCGATCGCGTTCGACGATCTGGAGCGGGCGCCCCAGCCCGGGGACTGTTGGCGCATCAACTGGTTCCGGATCGACGAGGGGGAGGACGGAATACGGACCTTCGATGCCTGGTCGCCGACGGGAGCGGTCAATTTCCATGTGCCGGAACGGTTCGGACGGTTCATGTTCGAAGCATAG
- the spoVAC gene encoding stage V sporulation protein AC produces MATSAKSGSSGSSTWTSGGTTISEKEYKQIAKQREPSRPVWKNCVRAFLVGGTICLIGQAIEQILITFFDMTKKDAAGPTVVILVLASVILTSLGVYDKLAQWAGAGTAVPVTGFANSMCSAALEHRSEGLVLGVGGNMFKLAGSVIVFGTVAAFFIALIYFIFGIQFQH; encoded by the coding sequence ATGGCGACTTCGGCCAAATCCGGGTCATCCGGGTCCTCAACTTGGACTTCCGGAGGAACGACCATCTCGGAGAAAGAGTATAAGCAGATCGCCAAGCAGCGTGAACCCTCCCGCCCCGTATGGAAAAATTGCGTACGGGCTTTTTTGGTGGGAGGAACGATCTGCCTGATTGGACAAGCCATTGAACAAATATTAATCACGTTTTTCGATATGACGAAAAAAGACGCAGCAGGCCCGACGGTCGTGATTCTTGTGCTGGCTTCCGTTATTCTGACAAGCCTAGGCGTCTATGACAAACTCGCGCAATGGGCTGGCGCGGGCACGGCGGTTCCCGTGACCGGGTTCGCCAATTCGATGTGCTCCGCGGCGCTGGAGCATCGCAGCGAAGGGCTCGTGCTTGGGGTCGGCGGCAATATGTTCAAGCTGGCCGGCTCTGTCATCGTGTTCGGAACGGTGGCGGCCTTTTTCATTGCGCTCATCTATTTCATTTTCGGGATACAGTTCCAGCATTGA
- the spoVAD gene encoding stage V sporulation protein AD: MRTGRHTWRFANQPVIIGTSTVVGPEEGKGPLAADFDFVHEDLDLKEPSWEKAERKLLEQASQLAIVNANITQDDLDYFVGGDLMNQIISNTFAARGLGVPYIGVFGACSTSMEALALGSLLVDSGNANIVMAGTCSHNCSAEKQFRYPTEYGSQKPPTAQYTVTGAGVAIVGKKGNGPKVTAATIGKIVDLGIKDPFNMGAAMAPAAVDTIQTHLTDLKRSPGYYDMIVTGDLSTVGYGIAKDLFKKHDINIQTTNYQDCGLMMYDMVKQKQDVQAGGSGAACSAVVTYGHILKRMRQGELKKVMIVATGALMSPLSYQQGESIPCIAHAVTIEMGGDES; the protein is encoded by the coding sequence ATGCGTACAGGACGCCATACATGGCGGTTCGCCAATCAACCGGTTATTATCGGCACCTCGACCGTAGTAGGCCCCGAAGAAGGAAAGGGGCCTCTGGCCGCAGACTTTGACTTTGTTCACGAAGATTTGGATTTGAAGGAGCCAAGCTGGGAAAAGGCGGAACGCAAGCTGCTGGAGCAGGCCTCCCAACTTGCCATCGTCAATGCGAACATTACGCAGGATGACCTGGATTATTTCGTCGGCGGAGACCTGATGAACCAGATTATCAGCAACACCTTCGCCGCTCGCGGGCTGGGAGTGCCTTACATTGGGGTATTCGGGGCATGCTCCACCTCGATGGAGGCGCTGGCCCTCGGATCGCTGCTAGTCGATTCCGGCAACGCGAATATCGTCATGGCCGGGACGTGCAGTCACAACTGCTCTGCAGAGAAGCAGTTCCGATATCCGACGGAATACGGTTCCCAGAAGCCGCCTACGGCGCAATATACCGTGACCGGAGCCGGTGTGGCGATTGTCGGCAAAAAAGGCAACGGACCGAAAGTTACGGCCGCGACTATCGGCAAGATTGTCGATCTGGGCATCAAAGATCCGTTCAATATGGGAGCGGCCATGGCGCCGGCCGCTGTCGACACGATTCAGACCCATTTGACCGACTTGAAGCGCAGTCCCGGCTATTACGACATGATTGTGACCGGAGATTTATCTACTGTCGGTTACGGGATCGCCAAAGATTTGTTCAAAAAACACGATATCAACATTCAGACGACGAACTACCAGGATTGCGGGCTGATGATGTACGACATGGTCAAGCAGAAGCAGGATGTGCAAGCGGGAGGAAGCGGGGCGGCTTGCTCGGCCGTCGTCACCTACGGCCACATTCTGAAGCGGATGAGGCAGGGCGAACTGAAGAAGGTGATGATCGTGGCGACCGGAGCCCTTATGTCCCCGCTGTCCTACCAGCAGGGAGAGAGCATTCCTTGCATCGCTCATGCCGTGACGATTGAGATGGGAGGAGACGAATCATGA
- the spoVAE gene encoding stage V sporulation protein AE encodes MIFVWAFIVGGLICVIGQLMFDVAKLTPAHTMALLVVTGAIVDGLGWYEPLIEFAGAGVTVPITSFGNSLVHGALTDLKSDGWIGAVSGIFKTTSAGILAAIVFSFLASLLVRPKG; translated from the coding sequence ATGATCTTTGTGTGGGCATTTATCGTAGGAGGGCTGATCTGCGTCATTGGGCAGCTAATGTTCGATGTCGCGAAGCTGACCCCGGCGCATACGATGGCGCTGCTGGTCGTCACCGGCGCGATCGTTGACGGCTTGGGCTGGTACGAGCCGTTGATCGAATTCGCCGGTGCAGGCGTGACGGTCCCGATCACGAGCTTCGGCAACTCCCTGGTGCACGGGGCGCTTACCGATCTGAAATCGGATGGATGGATTGGCGCCGTCAGCGGCATATTCAAGACGACAAGCGCGGGAATATTGGCGGCGATCGTGTTCTCCTTCCTGGCATCGCTCCTCGTGCGTCCCAAAGGCTAA
- a CDS encoding AAA family ATPase, whose protein sequence is MHSQSSLHSIMEQIQSTLDQCILGKSFEIELMLTAMVAGGHVLIEDVPGTGKTQLVKSLARTMDGVFRRVQCNPDLLPTDITGVFIFHPKDQQFVFRPGPVMCNVLLVDEINRATTKTQSALLEAMEEHHITVDGETFELPVPFMLFATQNPIEFEGTFQLPEAQLDRFMFKINLGYPDEAMERAMLTRHVLGQPSERVQPITDISVIEQMREAARGIHIDDAVASYIIDVVRATRIHPHIVLGASPRASVALMQAVKARAWIQGRRYVTPDDVKALLPFVLAHRLVLDMEAKMEGLTAEQVLMDAVRGVPVPVRMEL, encoded by the coding sequence TTGCATTCGCAATCATCGCTGCATTCGATTATGGAACAGATCCAGTCTACGTTGGATCAATGCATATTAGGGAAGTCATTCGAGATTGAATTAATGCTTACCGCCATGGTGGCTGGCGGCCATGTGCTTATCGAGGATGTTCCGGGAACGGGCAAGACGCAGCTGGTCAAATCATTGGCGCGCACGATGGACGGGGTGTTCCGCCGGGTCCAATGCAATCCTGACCTGCTGCCGACCGATATTACCGGCGTTTTTATTTTCCATCCCAAAGACCAGCAGTTCGTGTTCCGTCCCGGACCGGTCATGTGCAACGTGCTTCTTGTGGACGAGATCAACCGGGCGACGACGAAGACACAATCCGCCCTGCTGGAGGCGATGGAGGAGCACCATATTACGGTGGACGGCGAAACTTTTGAGCTGCCCGTTCCGTTCATGCTCTTCGCCACTCAGAACCCAATCGAGTTCGAAGGAACGTTCCAGTTGCCCGAAGCTCAGCTTGATCGCTTCATGTTCAAGATCAACCTGGGCTACCCTGATGAAGCGATGGAGCGGGCGATGCTGACTCGCCATGTGCTGGGACAGCCATCCGAGCGGGTCCAGCCGATTACGGATATTTCGGTGATTGAGCAGATGCGGGAAGCTGCTCGCGGCATTCATATCGACGATGCCGTCGCTTCCTATATTATTGATGTGGTCCGTGCGACGAGGATTCACCCGCACATCGTGCTGGGCGCAAGCCCGCGCGCTTCCGTAGCGCTCATGCAGGCGGTCAAAGCCCGCGCATGGATTCAAGGCCGGCGATATGTCACTCCCGATGATGTCAAGGCGCTGCTTCCGTTCGTCCTGGCTCACCGCCTCGTGCTCGATATGGAAGCGAAGATGGAGGGTCTGACCGCGGAGCAAGTGCTTATGGATGCGGTCCGAGGCGTGCCGGTACCGGTCCGGATGGAGCTGTAG